A window from Montipora capricornis isolate CH-2021 chromosome 7, ASM3666992v2, whole genome shotgun sequence encodes these proteins:
- the LOC138056338 gene encoding uncharacterized protein: MVDMEMLWQFPSCWGAIDGCHIPIQCPPGGLKACKEYHNFKNFYSIVMMAIVDAQDRFIWASVGFPGNSHDSVIFQSTELWHDITENNIIPPITKTIGDTEVYPMILGDSAFPFRIWLMKPYGNEKLTPEQGYFNYRLSRARMVTERTFGQLKSRWRVLYRKLECQPDAVKLAALTCIVLHNICIAANDTLPPQLDLTTDPFTQKRRSRDEIRELLFMRNCTKTRDSSRVAGGIREALAKNLWQEQV, from the coding sequence ATGGTTGATATGGAAATGTTATGGCAGTTTCCTTCTTGCTGGGGTGCTATAGATGGGTGTCACATTCCTATTCAGTGTCCACCAGGTGGACTGAAAGCCTGTAAAGAATATCATAACTTTAAAAACTTTTATTCCATAGTCATGATGGCAATTGTTGATGCACAGGACCGCTTTATCTGGGCAAGCGTTGGTTTCCCTGGAAATTCACATGATTCTGTGATTTTTCAGTCAACTGAACTGTGGCATGATATTACCGAAAACAATATCATACCACCAATTACTAAAACAATTGGAGACACTGAGGTTTATCCAATGATTTTAGGAGATTCAGCGTTTCCATTTCGAATATGGTTGATGAAACCATATGGTAATGAAAAACTTACACCTGAGCAGGGTTATTTCAATTATCGCTTGAGCCGTGCTAGGATGGTAACTGAACGAACTTTTGGTCAACTGAAGAGCAGGTGGAGGGTGTTATATCGAAAGCTAGAATGCCAACCAGATGCAGTAAAGCTGGCTGCCCTAACATGTATTGTTCTCCATAACATCTGTATTGCTGCAAATGATACTCTTCCTCCCCAGCTGGATCTGACAACTGACCCTTTTACCCAAAAGAGGAGAAGTAGGGATGAGATCAGAGAATTGTTATTTATGCGAAACTGCACCAAAACAAGAGATTCATCTCGTGTTGCTGGAGGTATCAGGGAGGCTCTAGCAAAGAATTTGTGGCAGGAACAAGTGTAA
- the LOC138058131 gene encoding uncharacterized protein C14orf93-like, whose amino-acid sequence MAQPGSFFGHNRRSGFGRERSSSSTTSSASASRSDTPPSRAGNIVISSSEVGKIFDAINSLSNKMSTQEEMLKKLTTAMEDLEDEVQELKVKEKSLLEKIEVFHDREVVEDGSKIPPEVSADVHLLHNNLSLDRQYNPEESALSPHNMSVRHHLEEQIANEDKGYAIKTVKRAIVRYYETKRKLYLQSLPENQQKTKQTRKDNKVRSRRKRLFSARVKVARGKEKELMQELSYDFVSDEEDGPEGNWIIRSPRWRSPRANDLMSRLQRRIDQTREEEVRPRVPRVEGPLSERPRPKVHVPWALGEEAARGYAEPNSEPEEVPTETPVASPPRRRRKRYHCLNDDSESD is encoded by the exons ATGGCCCAACCAGGTTCATTTTTTGGACACAATAGAAGATCTGGCTTTGGAAGGGAAAGAAGCAGTAGTTCAACTACAAGCTCAGCAAGTGCATCTAGGAGTGACACTCCCCCAAGTAGAGCTGGAAATATTGTCATATCGTCATCTGAAGTAGGAAAGATATTTGATGCAATAAACTCACTATCCAATAAGATGAGTACGCaagaagaaatgttaaaaaaactgACAACTGCAATGGAAGATTTGGAAGATGAAGtgcaagaacttaaagttaaaGAGAAATCTCtgcttgaaaaaattgaagtgTTTCATGATCGTGAGGTGGTTGAAGATGGATCAAAAATTCCGCCAGAAGTTTCA GCAGATGTACATCTTCTTCACAACAACTTGTCATTAGACAGACAATACAACCCAGAAGAAAG TGCTCTCTCACCACACAACATGTCTGTGCGACACCATCTGGAAGAGCAGATAGCTAATGAAGATAAGGGATATGCCATTAAGACAGTCAAGC GTGCCATTGTTAGGTACtacgaaacaaaaagaaagctttATCTACAGTCACTTCCTGAAAACCAGCAAAAAACGAAACAGACAAGAAAGGACAACAAAGTTCGTTCAAGAAGGAAAAGG CTTTTCAGTGCACGAGTTAAAGTGGCGAGGGGCAAAGAGAAGGAGTTGATGCAGGAACTCAGCTATGACTTTGTGAGTGACGAGGAAGATGGACCAGAGGGAAATTGGATCATAAGGTCACCAAGATGGAGGTCCCCAAGGGCCAATGACTTGATGAGCCGTCTACAAAGAAGAATAGATCAGACAAGAGAAGAAGAAGTGCGGCCACGTGTGCCAAGAGTTGAGGGACCTCTCTCAGAAAGGCCCAGGCCCAAGGTTCATGTACCTTGGGCCTTAGGGGAAGAGGCTGCAAGAGGTTATGCTGAACCCAACTCAGAGCCAGAGGAGGTGCCGACAGAAACTCCTGTGGCATCACCACCCAGGAGGAGAAGAAAAAGATACCATTGTTTAAATGACGACTCCGAAAGTGATTAA